In the genome of Natronorubrum sediminis, one region contains:
- a CDS encoding sodium-dependent transporter — MAQRETWATRTGFILAAVGSAVGLGNIWRFPFVTSEGGGAAFLLVYLLFIFLIGFPAILVEFVIGRRTKLNPVGALRELGSGVWKYVGYVFFVTAFVILSYYSVVAGWFVRYFIIGVTDGYDDAVGQYEGEAGDDTIPAELLFDSVATGLDSILFHTLFMLVTIGIVALGVRKGIELAVKVMVPSLIVLLVGLAIWAATLPGASDGYEYYLSPDFSEIAANWTTLLPAAAGQAFFTLSLGMGVMIVYASYVGEDRNLAKDGGIIIGFDTAIALLVGLIVFPILLTATPDPDGELLFASPIGAIFTAVADAMTEVPDVLGLLFFGVVAVAALSSAISILEFIVAYLMDEHGFERRPAALLAGGSVFALGVPVTYDLVFLELFDYFADSVLLVLGALLLVIFVGWVIPDAALDEVSKGVDDIGSAGAAWIWAVRIPLVVVLAITLALGIVDYVGFLTGDFADWISANL, encoded by the coding sequence ATGGCTCAACGAGAGACATGGGCAACAAGAACAGGCTTCATTCTCGCCGCGGTGGGGAGCGCGGTGGGGTTAGGAAACATTTGGCGATTCCCGTTCGTCACGAGTGAGGGTGGTGGTGCGGCGTTCCTCCTCGTCTATCTGCTGTTTATCTTCCTCATCGGATTTCCGGCGATTCTCGTGGAGTTCGTCATCGGCCGACGAACCAAACTCAATCCTGTCGGTGCACTTCGTGAACTCGGCAGCGGGGTGTGGAAGTACGTCGGATACGTGTTCTTCGTCACTGCGTTCGTCATCCTCTCGTACTACAGCGTCGTTGCGGGCTGGTTCGTTCGCTACTTCATCATCGGTGTGACCGACGGCTACGACGATGCAGTCGGTCAGTACGAAGGCGAAGCCGGAGACGATACGATACCGGCCGAATTGCTGTTCGACTCCGTCGCGACGGGGCTCGATTCGATTCTGTTCCACACGCTCTTTATGTTGGTAACGATCGGCATCGTTGCCCTCGGGGTCAGGAAGGGGATCGAACTCGCGGTCAAGGTTATGGTCCCATCGCTTATCGTCTTGCTCGTCGGACTCGCAATCTGGGCTGCTACCCTTCCCGGTGCGAGCGATGGGTACGAGTACTACCTCTCGCCCGATTTCAGCGAAATTGCCGCTAATTGGACGACGCTTCTGCCGGCCGCGGCCGGACAGGCGTTCTTCACGCTCTCGCTCGGAATGGGTGTGATGATCGTCTACGCGTCCTACGTCGGTGAAGATCGAAACCTCGCAAAGGACGGCGGGATCATCATCGGGTTCGATACCGCAATCGCGCTGTTGGTCGGCCTGATCGTCTTCCCGATTCTGCTTACCGCAACGCCTGACCCAGATGGTGAACTCCTGTTTGCGTCGCCGATCGGTGCAATCTTCACAGCAGTTGCGGACGCGATGACGGAGGTCCCCGACGTGCTCGGGTTGCTCTTCTTCGGCGTCGTCGCCGTCGCGGCGCTCTCGAGTGCGATCAGTATCCTCGAGTTCATCGTCGCGTACCTGATGGACGAACACGGCTTCGAGCGTCGCCCTGCAGCACTGCTCGCAGGTGGCTCGGTATTCGCACTCGGAGTTCCCGTGACGTACGACCTCGTCTTCCTCGAGTTGTTCGATTACTTCGCTGATTCGGTCTTGCTTGTCCTCGGAGCCCTGTTACTCGTCATCTTCGTCGGGTGGGTCATCCCGGACGCTGCCTTGGACGAAGTATCGAAAGGCGTCGACGATATCGGATCCGCTGGTGCGGCGTGGATCTGGGCGGTTCGCATTCCGCTCGTCGTCGTGCTGGCAATCACCCTCGCGCTCGGTATCGTCGACTACGTCGGCTTCCTGACGGGGGACTTCGCTGACTGGATCAGCGCGAATCTGTAG
- a CDS encoding secondary thiamine-phosphate synthase enzyme YjbQ, whose translation MGIETITIETDARLTTVDVTDQIASVVPDDLESGTVTAFVAHTTAGLLVQENEPRLREDIEDFLSDLVPDEGHAHDRLDGNADSHLRAAMIGPDVTIPVENGELVLGTWQSILFVECDGPRTRSLTVAVTPHSE comes from the coding sequence ATGGGTATCGAGACGATCACTATCGAGACCGACGCTCGATTGACGACGGTCGACGTGACCGATCAGATCGCGAGCGTCGTCCCAGACGACCTCGAGTCCGGGACGGTCACGGCGTTCGTCGCGCATACGACGGCTGGACTCCTCGTCCAGGAGAACGAACCGCGATTGCGAGAAGACATCGAAGACTTTCTGAGCGACCTCGTTCCCGACGAGGGCCACGCTCACGATCGACTCGACGGGAACGCAGATTCTCATCTGAGGGCGGCGATGATCGGGCCGGACGTAACGATTCCCGTCGAAAACGGCGAGCTCGTCCTCGGCACCTGGCAGTCAATCCTGTTCGTCGAGTGTGACGGCCCGCGGACGCGTTCGCTCACGGTCGCGGTAACGCCTCACTCGGAGTGA
- a CDS encoding glycerophosphodiester phosphodiesterase, giving the protein MRLIAHRGFAATAPENTIAAIQSAAECADAVEFDVRRCGSGELVVIHDETIDRVTGGVGVVADQSLEELKTQTVLESGERVPTLEELLEALPSRVEVNLEMKELDIAADVLEAIESVDNRVVTTSFLIPELRAIRELDREQPTGLLASRHLETPVTTAIELDCDVIGANYWRCLTTNIVPRAKAVDLEVHAWSLERRTTAKLLELRGVDCVSADRPIRV; this is encoded by the coding sequence ATGCGTTTGATCGCACATCGAGGATTTGCCGCGACGGCTCCGGAAAATACGATCGCCGCGATTCAATCTGCGGCCGAGTGCGCGGATGCAGTCGAGTTCGACGTTCGTCGGTGTGGGTCGGGAGAACTCGTCGTCATCCACGACGAGACGATCGATCGCGTCACCGGCGGCGTCGGTGTGGTCGCCGACCAGTCACTCGAGGAACTCAAGACCCAGACCGTTCTCGAGTCCGGCGAGCGCGTGCCGACGCTCGAGGAACTCCTCGAGGCGTTGCCCTCGCGCGTCGAAGTCAATCTCGAGATGAAAGAACTCGACATCGCGGCCGACGTCCTCGAAGCGATCGAATCGGTCGACAATCGCGTCGTGACGACCTCGTTTTTGATACCGGAGCTGCGAGCAATTCGCGAACTCGACCGCGAGCAGCCGACGGGCTTGCTGGCCAGTCGCCACCTCGAAACCCCCGTCACGACCGCGATCGAACTGGACTGTGACGTCATCGGTGCGAACTACTGGCGGTGTCTCACGACCAACATCGTCCCGCGAGCGAAAGCGGTCGACCTCGAGGTCCACGCGTGGTCGCTCGAGCGCCGGACGACGGCAAAACTCCTCGAGTTGCGCGGCGTCGATTGCGTCTCGGCAGACCGCCCGATTCGCGTTTGA
- a CDS encoding SRPBCC family protein has translation MTVRVDRSFEVSAPPERVWAFIADPENRAQAISVVHEYTANDPAGKEVTWHVELPIPFVRKTITVETEDVARDPPTYVEFVGRSKVMDVTGTHEIVETADGTRLENSFVVDGKLPGVETFFERNLDDELENLRVALADDLRATNSGGD, from the coding sequence ATGACAGTACGGGTCGATCGATCGTTCGAGGTTTCGGCGCCACCCGAACGTGTCTGGGCATTCATTGCTGACCCAGAGAATCGCGCACAGGCGATCAGTGTCGTCCACGAGTACACCGCGAACGATCCTGCCGGCAAAGAAGTAACCTGGCACGTCGAATTACCGATTCCGTTCGTTCGGAAAACGATCACCGTCGAAACCGAAGACGTGGCGCGTGACCCACCGACGTATGTCGAGTTCGTCGGCAGATCGAAGGTGATGGACGTCACCGGGACGCACGAAATCGTCGAAACAGCCGACGGCACCCGCCTAGAGAATTCGTTCGTCGTCGATGGCAAACTCCCTGGCGTGGAGACGTTCTTCGAACGAAATCTCGACGACGAACTCGAGAACTTGCGTGTCGCCCTCGCGGACGACCTCCGGGCGACCAACTCAGGGGGCGACTGA
- a CDS encoding SpoVR family protein: protein MSKTNSNADRFRKQAIASDLEEPVSEARNLAEKLGLEPYPVKYWIIDYDEMNELIAYGGFQNRYPHWRWGMQYDRQQKQGQYGGGKAFEIVNNDNPAHAFLQESNTIADQKAVITHVEAHSDFFANNEWFGLFTSGRTDEQVNAAAMLARHARAIDEYMADPDIDRAEVEKWIDHCLSLEDNIDQHQVFVRRLEVDGPTDDLEDLDDDLAEKVAELDLSEEIKGEVFDKEWLEKLEAGEESVTFPEEPQKDILAFVREHGKQYDGEAGRALEMTEWQRDILDMMRAEAYYFAAQKMTKVMNEGWAAYWESTMMTDEGFAGDDEFLNYADHMAKVLASGGLNPYSLGMELWEYVENRTNRREVLEHLLRIEGVSWRNLMDVVDFDEVRDALEPPAPLATITPETIEELADVPDEYVDHDALEAARAGEIDVERYPWKVLTTEGLARRHYSLLKRQHRGFLTRVSQNDVEQIGRYLFDDARYESVEEALADVDFSAGWNRMYDIRESHNDVTFLDEFLTEEFITENNYFTYEHSKATGQYHVASDAAEDVKKKLLLQFTNFGKPTIAVYDGNYNNANELLLGHQYNGVMLDLGKARETLKRIFELWGRPVNVQTIVKEVNEHDVEVAKRRNREPEPEEQGKLLRYDGEEITVEDLPWEEVDHLAADDVDYDTKPDEWLA, encoded by the coding sequence ATGAGTAAGACAAACTCCAACGCGGATCGCTTCCGCAAACAGGCGATCGCGAGCGACCTCGAGGAACCGGTTTCGGAAGCCAGAAACTTGGCCGAAAAACTCGGCCTCGAGCCGTATCCGGTCAAGTACTGGATCATCGATTACGACGAGATGAACGAACTCATCGCCTACGGGGGGTTCCAGAACCGGTACCCACACTGGCGCTGGGGGATGCAGTACGACCGACAGCAAAAGCAAGGCCAGTACGGCGGCGGCAAGGCCTTCGAGATCGTCAACAACGACAATCCAGCCCACGCGTTCCTCCAGGAGTCGAACACGATCGCGGACCAGAAGGCCGTCATCACCCACGTCGAAGCCCATTCCGATTTCTTCGCGAACAACGAGTGGTTCGGACTGTTCACCAGCGGCCGAACAGACGAACAGGTCAACGCTGCGGCGATGTTGGCCCGGCACGCGCGTGCCATCGACGAGTACATGGCCGACCCCGACATCGACCGCGCGGAAGTCGAAAAGTGGATCGACCACTGTCTCTCCCTCGAGGACAACATCGACCAACACCAGGTCTTCGTGCGTCGACTCGAGGTAGACGGACCGACGGATGACCTCGAGGACCTCGACGACGACCTCGCGGAGAAGGTGGCCGAACTCGACCTCTCCGAGGAGATCAAAGGCGAGGTGTTCGACAAGGAGTGGCTCGAAAAACTCGAGGCGGGCGAGGAGTCCGTGACGTTCCCCGAAGAGCCCCAAAAGGATATACTCGCGTTCGTTCGCGAACACGGGAAACAGTACGACGGCGAGGCGGGTCGCGCCCTCGAGATGACCGAGTGGCAACGCGACATCCTGGATATGATGCGCGCCGAGGCGTACTACTTCGCCGCCCAGAAGATGACGAAGGTGATGAACGAGGGGTGGGCCGCTTACTGGGAGTCGACGATGATGACCGACGAGGGTTTTGCCGGCGACGACGAGTTCCTGAACTACGCCGACCACATGGCCAAGGTGTTGGCTTCCGGCGGGCTCAATCCTTACAGCCTCGGCATGGAGCTCTGGGAGTACGTCGAGAACCGAACGAACCGACGCGAGGTGCTCGAGCACCTGCTTCGAATCGAGGGCGTCTCGTGGCGGAACCTGATGGACGTCGTCGACTTCGACGAGGTTCGGGACGCGCTCGAGCCACCAGCGCCACTCGCGACGATCACGCCGGAGACGATCGAGGAACTCGCGGACGTTCCAGACGAATACGTCGACCACGACGCACTCGAGGCGGCACGGGCGGGTGAAATCGACGTCGAGCGCTATCCCTGGAAGGTGCTCACCACCGAGGGGTTGGCCCGACGCCACTACTCGCTGCTCAAGCGCCAACATCGCGGCTTCCTGACTCGAGTCAGTCAGAACGATGTGGAGCAGATCGGTCGCTACCTCTTCGACGACGCTCGGTACGAGTCCGTCGAGGAGGCGCTCGCGGACGTCGACTTCTCGGCCGGCTGGAATCGGATGTACGACATTCGCGAGAGCCACAACGACGTGACGTTCCTCGACGAATTCCTCACGGAGGAGTTCATCACGGAGAACAACTACTTCACGTACGAACACTCGAAGGCGACCGGGCAGTACCACGTCGCGAGCGACGCCGCCGAGGACGTCAAGAAGAAGCTCCTGTTGCAGTTCACCAACTTCGGCAAGCCGACGATCGCGGTCTACGACGGCAATTACAACAACGCGAACGAACTGCTCCTTGGCCACCAGTACAACGGCGTGATGCTCGATCTCGGGAAGGCTCGAGAAACCCTCAAGCGGATCTTCGAACTGTGGGGTCGTCCGGTGAACGTACAGACGATCGTCAAGGAGGTCAACGAACACGACGTCGAAGTGGCGAAACGACGGAACCGAGAGCCAGAGCCAGAAGAGCAAGGCAAGTTGCTTCGCTACGACGGCGAGGAGATAACCGTCGAGGACCTCCCCTGGGAGGAAGTCGATCATCTCGCTGCAGACGACGTCGACTACGATACGAAACCGGACGAGTGGCTCGCGTAG
- a CDS encoding HEAT repeat domain-containing protein — translation MDGEGVGSLDQRQAAGSPFDVPAILAQLDRRDPAEQRVAVETIRETIADEPRACVPTVPKLRALLEQDPLEYHETVAYCLAELAAEFPADVAPSVAELVTFASEHPTQSATGEVLRCLEAVAREQPATVSDYVASIAKVIDERPGYDEWGLRLLQHVSHSNPVATTSAVPVLLDALEADSEATGTQVLPVFGRLARAGRLSSACESAEMDSSFESLLEETTQLLDHDVDALRRNAIGCLADVATHSPTAVTPPSPALVGALDSTDPQTRANAAVVFARVAMETNVIPENAREPLIGALATDHERVRANACVALGYGRVETASDRLETLADDDPEPSVRERAEWALERLS, via the coding sequence ATGGATGGGGAAGGGGTTGGATCACTCGACCAGCGACAAGCCGCTGGCTCGCCGTTCGACGTGCCGGCCATTCTCGCACAGCTAGATAGACGCGATCCGGCCGAACAACGCGTCGCGGTCGAAACGATTCGAGAGACGATTGCGGACGAACCCCGCGCCTGCGTCCCGACGGTCCCGAAACTCAGAGCACTCCTCGAGCAAGACCCACTCGAGTACCACGAGACGGTCGCGTACTGTCTCGCCGAACTCGCAGCGGAGTTTCCAGCAGACGTCGCACCGTCCGTCGCGGAACTCGTTACCTTCGCCAGCGAGCATCCGACCCAGTCCGCGACGGGGGAGGTACTTCGCTGTCTCGAGGCGGTCGCACGCGAACAGCCAGCGACTGTCTCCGACTACGTGGCATCGATAGCCAAGGTGATCGACGAGCGACCCGGATACGACGAGTGGGGGCTCCGTCTCCTACAGCACGTTTCTCACTCGAACCCGGTTGCAACCACATCAGCGGTCCCGGTTCTCCTGGATGCCCTCGAAGCGGACTCAGAAGCGACCGGAACGCAGGTCCTTCCGGTATTCGGTCGACTCGCACGCGCGGGTCGATTATCATCAGCGTGTGAATCGGCCGAAATGGACTCGAGTTTCGAGTCGCTCCTCGAGGAGACAACCCAACTCCTCGACCACGACGTGGATGCGCTCAGACGAAACGCGATCGGCTGTCTGGCTGACGTCGCCACCCACTCTCCGACTGCTGTCACGCCACCCTCACCCGCGCTCGTGGGTGCACTCGACTCGACTGACCCACAGACACGGGCGAACGCGGCCGTCGTCTTCGCTCGCGTCGCGATGGAGACGAACGTAATTCCCGAGAACGCACGCGAGCCACTGATCGGCGCACTCGCCACCGATCACGAGCGTGTCCGGGCGAACGCGTGTGTCGCACTCGGCTACGGTCGCGTCGAAACCGCGAGTGATCGACTCGAGACGTTGGCAGACGACGACCCGGAACCGAGTGTTCGCGAACGAGCCGAGTGGGCCCTCGAGCGACTCTCCTGA
- a CDS encoding SDR family oxidoreductase → MAPSEFSVDFDERVAIVTGASGALGSAVVERFDDAGATVCAVDVVAPDDEDSHLEITDDVHFYEGDLTDEADVERLVSDIVDDHGRIDHLLNIAGTWRGGDPIEDTDLEEFELLVNVNLQTAFLASKHALPHLQETEGSIVSVSARSSLEGGEGDGPYRITKAGIRLLTETIAEENTGTVRANAVMPSVIDTPMNREMMSDSDHDEWVDPADIADVMAFLCSDGASVTSGGAVPVYGEA, encoded by the coding sequence ATGGCTCCGTCCGAGTTTTCAGTCGACTTCGACGAGCGGGTCGCGATCGTTACGGGTGCAAGCGGTGCACTCGGTAGTGCTGTCGTCGAGCGATTCGACGACGCGGGGGCGACCGTCTGTGCCGTCGATGTCGTCGCTCCCGACGATGAAGACAGTCACCTCGAGATCACCGACGACGTCCACTTCTACGAGGGCGATCTGACCGACGAAGCCGACGTCGAGCGCCTCGTCTCCGACATCGTCGACGATCACGGCCGGATCGACCACTTGCTCAACATCGCCGGCACCTGGCGCGGTGGCGATCCAATCGAGGACACCGACCTCGAGGAGTTCGAACTGCTCGTGAACGTCAACCTACAAACCGCGTTTTTGGCGTCGAAACACGCGCTCCCTCACCTCCAGGAGACCGAGGGATCGATCGTCAGCGTCAGTGCGCGTTCGTCACTCGAGGGTGGCGAAGGGGATGGTCCCTACCGGATTACGAAAGCCGGCATTCGGCTACTAACCGAAACCATCGCCGAGGAGAACACGGGAACCGTTCGCGCGAACGCCGTGATGCCGAGTGTGATCGACACGCCGATGAACCGCGAGATGATGTCGGATTCGGATCACGACGAGTGGGTCGATCCGGCGGACATCGCCGACGTAATGGCGTTTCTCTGTAGCGACGGGGCGTCGGTGACGAGCGGTGGCGCGGTGCCCGTCTACGGCGAAGCGTAA
- a CDS encoding response regulator: protein MTSRTDDVVEILLVEDNPGDVRLTKEALIQLSIETTTHVAIDGDEALQFLSRRNRSDTESLPDLVLLDLNLPRMGGLEVLEALADESLPARIPVVVLTSSDTTEDIVESYELAANAYLTKPTDPAEYTEMVEALAHFWFEQAALPPMSH, encoded by the coding sequence ATGACTAGTCGAACTGACGACGTAGTCGAAATCCTGCTCGTCGAAGACAATCCGGGAGATGTTCGGCTGACGAAGGAGGCGCTGATCCAGCTTTCGATCGAGACAACGACGCACGTTGCGATCGACGGCGACGAGGCACTCCAGTTTCTCTCGAGACGAAATCGGTCAGACACGGAATCGCTTCCCGATCTCGTCCTGTTAGATCTCAATTTGCCTCGAATGGGTGGACTCGAGGTACTCGAGGCGTTGGCGGACGAGTCGCTACCCGCTCGCATTCCGGTTGTCGTCCTCACGAGTTCCGACACGACGGAAGACATCGTCGAAAGTTACGAACTCGCCGCGAACGCCTACCTGACCAAACCAACGGATCCGGCCGAATACACCGAGATGGTCGAGGCGCTCGCCCACTTTTGGTTCGAACAGGCTGCACTCCCCCCGATGAGTCACTGA
- a CDS encoding YeaH/YhbH family protein — MGLRDDLERFREVGEKRREDLADFIQYGDLAGGKESIQIPVKIVSLPEFEYDQFDKGGIGQGDGDTPDVGQPVGQPQPQPGDDDGDDGEPGEEGSEHEYYEMDPEEFAQELDEELGLDLDPKGKTVVEEKEGPFTDMTRTGPDSTLDFERMFKEGLKRKLAMDFDEEFLREVCKVEGITPRAVFEWARGESLPVSMAWIEEAYSEVPDDERGTWASIEELEANVERESVQQKIRREGIKHVPFRREDERYRYPEIIEEKEKNVVVVNIRDVSGSMREKKRELVERTFTPLDWYLQGKYDNAEFVYIAHDAEAWAVERDDFFGIRSGGGTKISSAYELANELLEEYPWSDWNRYVFAAGDSENSSNDTGERVIPLMEEIDANLHAYVETQPSGNAINATHAEELERHFGTDADDVAVAYVNSKDDVTDAIYEILSTESEGDD, encoded by the coding sequence ATGGGACTGAGAGACGACCTCGAGCGATTCCGTGAAGTGGGTGAAAAGCGCCGCGAAGATCTGGCCGACTTCATCCAGTACGGCGACCTCGCCGGCGGGAAGGAGTCGATCCAGATTCCGGTGAAAATCGTCTCCCTACCCGAATTCGAGTACGACCAATTCGACAAGGGCGGCATCGGTCAGGGAGACGGCGACACGCCCGACGTGGGACAGCCGGTCGGCCAGCCACAGCCACAACCGGGTGACGACGACGGTGACGACGGCGAACCCGGCGAGGAAGGCAGCGAGCACGAGTACTACGAGATGGACCCCGAGGAGTTCGCCCAGGAACTCGACGAGGAGTTGGGTCTCGACTTAGATCCGAAGGGGAAGACGGTCGTCGAGGAGAAGGAAGGCCCCTTCACGGACATGACCCGAACGGGCCCCGACAGTACGCTCGACTTCGAGCGGATGTTCAAGGAGGGCCTCAAGCGAAAACTCGCGATGGACTTCGACGAGGAGTTCCTTCGGGAAGTCTGCAAGGTCGAGGGAATCACGCCTCGAGCGGTCTTCGAGTGGGCACGCGGCGAAAGCCTCCCCGTCTCGATGGCCTGGATCGAGGAGGCCTACAGCGAGGTTCCCGACGACGAGCGTGGAACGTGGGCCTCTATCGAAGAACTCGAGGCGAACGTCGAGCGCGAGAGCGTCCAGCAGAAGATTCGCCGTGAAGGGATCAAGCACGTCCCGTTCCGACGCGAGGACGAACGCTACCGCTACCCCGAGATCATCGAGGAGAAAGAGAAGAACGTCGTCGTGGTCAACATCCGCGACGTCTCGGGTTCGATGCGCGAGAAGAAACGCGAACTCGTCGAGCGAACGTTCACGCCGCTAGATTGGTACCTGCAGGGCAAGTACGACAACGCCGAGTTCGTCTACATCGCCCACGACGCGGAAGCCTGGGCCGTCGAGCGCGACGACTTCTTTGGCATCCGAAGCGGCGGCGGGACGAAAATCTCGAGCGCGTACGAACTCGCGAACGAGTTGCTCGAGGAGTACCCCTGGAGCGACTGGAATCGCTACGTCTTCGCCGCGGGTGACTCCGAGAACTCGAGTAACGACACGGGGGAACGAGTTATTCCGTTGATGGAGGAAATCGACGCGAACCTCCACGCCTACGTCGAGACCCAACCTTCGGGCAACGCGATCAACGCGACCCACGCCGAGGAACTCGAGCGACACTTCGGCACCGATGCGGACGACGTGGCGGTAGCGTACGTCAACAGCAAAGACGACGTGACCGACGCGATTTACGAAATTCTCTCGACGGAGAGTGAGGGCGATGACTGA
- a CDS encoding DUF7525 family protein, whose translation MATQTESSTDMGVGLAFALSAVAAIGALLMFTGAPDMTAAWGFAAAMLFSALAVVGIHLYWD comes from the coding sequence ATGGCCACGCAAACCGAATCTTCGACGGACATGGGTGTAGGACTGGCATTTGCACTCAGCGCAGTTGCAGCGATTGGTGCGTTGTTGATGTTCACCGGCGCCCCGGACATGACCGCAGCCTGGGGATTCGCCGCAGCGATGCTCTTTAGCGCGCTGGCAGTCGTTGGCATTCACCTTTACTGGGACTAA
- a CDS encoding DUF7123 family protein, translating to MTDYSNEEQEILSYLRESATRGEQYFRAKNIAEAIGLSSKQVGSRLPHLAEKADEVDIEKWGRARSTTWRVTIS from the coding sequence ATGACCGACTACTCCAACGAAGAGCAAGAAATCCTCTCGTACCTCCGGGAGAGTGCGACTCGAGGTGAACAGTACTTCCGGGCGAAGAATATCGCGGAAGCGATTGGGCTGTCATCGAAGCAGGTCGGTTCCCGCCTCCCTCACCTCGCCGAAAAGGCAGACGAGGTCGACATCGAAAAGTGGGGTCGCGCTCGCTCGACGACGTGGAGAGTAACGATTAGTTAA
- a CDS encoding acyl-CoA carboxylase subunit beta, translating to MEDRIAELEELREEARLGGGEDRIEKQHDKGKMTARERIDYFLDEGTFTEFDQLRTHQTSQFGMEEKKVPGDGVVTGYGEVNGQTVFVFAHDFTVFGGSLGEVFAEKVCKVMDMAMEVGAPVIGLNDSAGARIQEGVKSLAGYTEIFRRNQEASGVIPQISATMGPCAGGAVYSPAITDFIFMVKDTSHMYITGPGVTQTVTGEEVTHEELGGAMTHSGKTGVAQFACESEEQALDDIKRLLSYLPQNNVEDPPRVEPWDDPDRRDEELKSIVPPSPQKPYDMVDVIDSVVDEGSFFEVADNFAKELVVGFGRLDGRSVGLVANQPRVNAGTLTVDASMKGSRFVRFCDSFNIPIVTFVDVPGYMPGTDQEHRGIIRHGAKLLYAFAEATVPLLTVITRKAYGGAYCVMASKNLGADVNYAWPTAEIAVMGPQGAVNILYRKELAESDNPDELRDELIEEYREEFANPYTATDKGFLDDVIVPTETRPRLIDDLEMLETKRESNPDKKHGNIPL from the coding sequence ATGGAAGATCGCATTGCGGAACTCGAGGAGCTACGCGAAGAAGCCCGTCTGGGTGGCGGAGAGGACCGAATCGAGAAACAACACGACAAGGGCAAGATGACCGCCCGCGAGCGGATCGACTACTTCCTCGACGAGGGGACGTTTACGGAGTTCGATCAGCTTCGGACCCATCAGACCAGTCAGTTCGGGATGGAAGAGAAGAAAGTTCCCGGCGACGGTGTGGTGACGGGTTACGGCGAAGTCAACGGACAGACGGTGTTCGTCTTCGCTCACGACTTCACCGTCTTCGGCGGCTCGCTCGGCGAGGTGTTCGCCGAGAAGGTCTGTAAGGTCATGGACATGGCGATGGAAGTCGGCGCACCCGTTATCGGGCTCAACGACTCCGCCGGGGCCCGCATTCAAGAGGGTGTTAAGAGCCTCGCTGGCTACACCGAAATCTTCCGCCGAAATCAGGAAGCGAGCGGGGTTATCCCCCAGATTTCTGCGACGATGGGTCCGTGTGCTGGCGGTGCCGTCTACTCGCCGGCGATCACCGACTTCATCTTCATGGTGAAAGACACGAGCCACATGTACATCACCGGGCCCGGCGTCACCCAGACCGTCACCGGTGAGGAGGTCACCCACGAGGAACTCGGCGGCGCGATGACCCACTCCGGGAAGACCGGCGTCGCCCAATTCGCCTGTGAAAGCGAAGAGCAGGCCCTCGACGATATCAAGCGGTTGCTCTCGTATCTGCCACAGAACAACGTCGAGGATCCGCCTCGCGTCGAACCGTGGGACGACCCCGACCGACGAGACGAGGAACTCAAATCGATCGTGCCGCCGAGCCCACAGAAGCCCTACGACATGGTCGACGTCATCGACAGCGTCGTCGACGAAGGCTCGTTCTTCGAAGTCGCGGACAACTTCGCGAAGGAACTCGTCGTCGGATTCGGCCGTCTCGACGGCCGTTCCGTCGGTCTCGTCGCCAATCAGCCTCGAGTGAACGCCGGAACGCTCACCGTCGACGCCTCGATGAAGGGCTCGCGATTCGTTCGCTTCTGTGACTCGTTCAACATTCCGATCGTCACGTTCGTCGACGTGCCCGGCTACATGCCCGGAACCGATCAGGAACATCGGGGCATCATCCGCCACGGTGCGAAACTGCTCTACGCGTTTGCGGAGGCAACCGTCCCACTGCTGACGGTCATTACCCGGAAGGCGTACGGCGGTGCCTACTGCGTCATGGCGTCGAAGAACCTCGGTGCCGACGTCAACTACGCCTGGCCGACCGCCGAAATCGCCGTCATGGGGCCACAGGGCGCGGTCAACATCCTCTACCGCAAGGAACTCGCCGAGTCCGACAACCCCGATGAACTCAGAGACGAACTCATCGAAGAGTACCGCGAAGAGTTCGCCAATCCGTACACGGCGACGGACAAAGGCTTCCTCGACGACGTCATCGTGCCGACCGAAACACGTCCGCGCCTGATCGACGACCTCGAGATGCTCGAGACGAAACGCGAGTCGAATCCGGACAAGAAACACGGAAACATTCCGCTGTAA